The segment ATTACGTCCCCCGGGCCGAATCTCCCGAGCAGGTTTTCATGAGAACTGCCCATACCGTCATGGGGATGTTTCTCTTCATGTCGGCCGTGGTGCACGTGGTTAAAGTGAAACGAATTTCCTGGTTACAAAAACATCCTGAAGCAGTCGGCAGTTCTGTCGGCTCTGATTTTCAAAACCCTTCTACGACGAAGGGGAGCACGATATGAGTTCGACTTCAACAACAACCTATCCTGATATCAATACACAAGCCGTCGCACGGAGAGAAGTTCTATTAGCCTATTGGGAACTGTCCAAACCACGCATCGCCACGATGGGGCTGATTGCCGTGGCCATTGGTTACGCAATGGGGTATCAGAATTCCTGGAGCTGGCTCAACCTGTTTGAAACGCTTCTAGGGATTGGAGCTGTTGCGATCAGTAGTAGCGCCTTGAATCAGTACATTGAACGACATAGCGATTGCCTGATGGAACGAACGGCCAATCGTCCGTTACCCGCAGGTCGATTGACGTCTCGGCAGGTGCTGACATTCGCGATTGGATTGGGAGTGGCGGGAGTCACCTATCTTGCTCTTCGCGTTAACCTGTTAACAGCCGCGCTATCACTGTTCACGCTCGTGACCTACACCTTGATCTACACACCCTTGAAACGCAAAACAGCCCTGTGCACCACCATCGGCGCCGTCCCCGGCGCCTTGCCTCCTTTATTGGGTTGGACGGCGGTACGGGGCAGTGTCGACATGGAAGCGATTGTGTTGTTTGGAATTCTGTTCCTGTGGCAGTTCCCTCACTTCCTGGCAATCGTCTGGATTTACCGCGATCAATACCGCGAAGCAGGCCTCAAAATGGTCCCCTTCAATAAACCGATTCCTAAAGTTGTGGGATATATCGCCGTGGGCAATGCAGTAGCTCTGATACCGTTCAGTCTGCTGCCAAGACAACTGGAAATGACGGGCGATGGTTATTTCTGGGCCGCGTTAGTGCTCGGTCTGGGTTATCTGTTCTGCTCTGTTTATTTTCTGCGGGACGAAACGGTTGAACGGGCTCGTAAGCTGGTGTGGACCTCGCTCATTTATCTGCCCCTGCTATTGACCATTATGCTGTGGGATCACTTGCACATGGTTCCGTAATCAGGGTTCCGTAATCAGTCTGCGGAAAGTTTCATTCATCTGAAGTCGAATTTTATTCTGGACAAGATCTAAAAGACCTCCACCTATGGGACAAACAACTTCAAATACTCCCCGGAAGATGGGACTGCCGATCACCAATGCCAAACTGGGCATGTGGTTGTTTCTCGGTACGGAGATCATGTTCTTCACGGCCTTTATCGGAAGCTACATAGTACTGCGAATTGGTTCTGTCGATGCGACGGGCCATTCCGCCTGGCCCGATCCGAGCGTCGTCCATATCAACGCGGCTGCGGGGGCGATTAATACGTTCGTGTTGCTCTTCTCCAGCTTTCTGGTTGTCATGGCCCACAACGCGATGGGAAACAAGCAGTATGGTAAAGCGCGGATGCTTCTCGTAGGCACGTTTCTATGTGCCTGCATTTTCCTCGGAATTAAAGGGGTCGAGTACCAGGGCAAATTTGAACATGGAATTCTACCCGGGCAAATTCCGGAGACTTCCGAACAGGCGATTGTAAAATCGACGGACGACCTCAAGACGATCATGAATAAAGAGATCAATCGGTTAGCGTCCGAGGGAGAGAACGATCTTGAAAAGAAAACGCTTTTGCAAACCGAAGAAACGGAACTGAAAGCGAATGATCCCGATTCTGCCCGACTCAAAGAGGTTCAAGCCGCTCTTGCATTAAGTATCGCCTATAATGAAATTAATGAAGCCCGCCGCGCAGGACAACTTGATTTACAAAAACTCGAAGGGCGCGTGGACGAGTTGAAAGCAAACGACAAGTTCGGAAGTTTGCTCACGCATTGGCATGTTCATAAACCAATTCTCTACGGTAACATTTTCGCGTCGACTTACTTCCTGATGACTGGATTCCATGCGATTCACGTGGTGGTCGGGATGATTCTGTTCGCGATCGTGATTTGTTCCCGATTGGGTGATCGTTGGTCTGACTACGTCGAGAACAGTGGTCTGTACTGGCACTTTGTGGACCTGGTCTGGATTTTCCTCTTCCCTTTGATTTACCTCATTCCAGCAACCAGTTAATCGATTCAGTTCCAGCTGTTAATGAGTCCTCTGTTTCCTAGAATTCTTCCAAATCGTCGAACGCATCCGGGTATTCTTATGAGCGATGTTGAACACTCAGAAACCTATGAGCCTCATGGAAGCTCGAAGACGTATTTTGTCGTCTTCATCCTGTTATGTATCTGCACCGGCGTGTCCTGGTTGGTTGACGAGATGCACATCAATAATCTCGTCCTGCTGGTGGTGACTGTACTGGCGATTGCTTCCCTTAAAGCGAGCTTCGTGTTGCTGTACTTCATGCATCTCAAGTTTGAAAAGAACTGGAAGTACGCTTTGTTGCTGCCAACCACGATTCTGGCAATCGGCTTGCCGATGACGTTGCTACCTGATATTGGCCTGCATTATTACACCAACGTCAATCCGCAATCGCTCACGACAGTGAAAGAAGCGACCAGCGAAACGGCGACCAGTACTGTTGAAGAAGAAACCTCGCCCGCTGCTCTCGAGCCCGAAAACAAAGAACAGTAGTTTTAGGTTACTCCCTAAGATTGAACAGGCTATGAGGAAATTAAATCATGAGAGCCATTCCTGAGATCGAATCGTGATTGAAGTCCGTGAACTCACTCATTTCTACGGTTCTCATTGCGCCCTCAAGTTTGTTTCGTTGACGGTTGCCTCCGGCTCCATTCTCGGGATTCTTGGCCCGAACGGGAGTGGTAAAACAACGCTCTTTCGTATCCTCAGTACGCTCTACCCGGTGCAGCAGGGAGAAATCGTTCTCGACGGAACCTCGCTTGTCGACGACCCGGCGGCCATCCGGCACAAGATCGGTGTTACCTTTCAGGCCCCCAGCCTTGATCCCCGTTTAACGGTGGAGGAGAACCTCCGCTATCAAGGGTACTTGTACGGTCTCTCCGGTCGCGCTTTGCGAAGCCGGATCGAAGAACTGATGCAAAGGCTGAAACTGTCTGACCGCCTGCGAGATCGAGTGCAGTCGCTATCGGGCGGGATGCAGCGACGGGTGGAGATTGCCAAGGGGCTGTTACACGATCCGCAGATACTCATTCTGGATGAACCAAGTACCGGTCTCGATCCGGGGGCACGTATTGACCTTTGGGCTTACCTGCAACGGCTGCGAGATGAGTCGGGAATGACCATTCTGGTGACGACACATTTGATGGAAGAAGCGGAGCGGTGTGATCAGCTTGCGATTCTGGATAAGGGCGAGGTTGCCGCGACCGGTTCACCAGAACATCTTCGCCGTTCTCTGGGCGGGGACTGCCTGACCATCCAAACAGAAGAACCTCAGCGGCTGCAACAACGAATCAAAGATGATTTTGATCTACAGTTCCAACTGATCGGCGAAAGCCTGCGATTGGAAGCCCCGGAGGGTCACGAGTTGTTGCGTAATCTAGTGGATGCTTATACGACAGAGATTCAATCGGTCTCACTCGGCAAACCGACATTGGAGGATGTCTTCATCGCTCGTACCGGGCACCAATTCTGGGGAGAGGTGGTCGAAGGATGACAGGAACAATTCAAGTCCACCCCGACACGCCAACTGGGAAAAAACCATCAGGGGCAATCTCTGCGGCCGGTCTCGCGATCTGGGCGTTGGCTGCACGGGAACTGGTTCGATTCTTTCGGCAACGCACGCGAGTCGTCGGAGCGTTGGGGCAACCTTTGATCTTCTGGATCTTATTTGGAGCAGGGCTGCATGGTTCCTTTCAAGCTCCTGACTGGGCTCCGGAAGGGATGACGTATCAGGAATATTTCTTTCCAGGTGTCGTCGTATTAATCATTCTGTTCACCGCGATCTTTTCAACCATTTCTCTGATTGAAGATCGGCGAGAAGGATTTCTTCAAGGAGTGCTGGTAGCACCGGTTCCGCGGTTCTCCATCGTTCTAGGTAAGCTGGCCGGGGGAACGATTCTCGCTCTAATTCAAGCGGCCCTGTTTCTGGCGATTGGTCCAATGCTGTCGATGGTTGGCTTAGCGCCTGCCATGCAAGTGGCCTGGAGTTTGGAAACGGCATTGGCCGCCGGTTTCTTTCTGACATTGGTTGCCTTCGCGCTCACATCGCTGGGGTACGTAATTGCCTGGCCGATGGAATCGACGCAGGGGTTCCATGCGATCATGTCTGTGTTCCTGATGCCGATGTGGTTACTTTCGGGAGCATTCTTTCCCATACCGGAATCGGGATGGCTCGCCTGGGTGATGCGGTGTAACCCATTAACGTATGGCGTCGCTGGCTTGAGACAACTGATGTATTCCGAAGCCGAGTTGCAGACAGCCGCAGCGATTCCTTCCATCTGGATGTGTGCCGGAATTATGCTGTTCTTCGGTTTGGTGTGCACGGCAATTGCCGTCTGGATGACGGGACGCCGAAAGGCGGCTGACCAACGGTAATCCGTTGCGTATAATAGGTATCGCCCGTCCCTTCGATTATGATTTTATCGCTATATTAGCATCTTATATCTATTAGCATCGGTTGAATGCACAATGAGGAGCGCTTGATATGTTTCGCAGACCCTTCTTCTGGGTGGGAGCCATTTTATGGGTTGTCGTTCTTGTCGTTGGTTATCGCATGATGACCGGTGCGGGGAAAAATCCGGTTGAGATTGGTGTACCGCCGGAGTCGGTAGAAGGCACACTTGTTCCGACTGACGATGTAACATCCGAAGCGGTCGAAGCCAGCCCATGGCCAGCCGAGGGATTACCCGAGTTCAGCCTGACCGCCCATACCGGAGAAACAGTTACGAAAGAGTCTCTAATGGGCCAACCATGGCTGGTGGATTTCATTTTCACGCGTTGTACCGGCCCCTGTCCGAAGTTAACTGCCCGTATGTCTTTAATGCAGGAAGAATTGAGCGACACGAATGTGAAGCTGATCACGATCACAGTCGATCCCGAATTCGACGATGTTGAGAAGATGAAACGATATGCGATGGTCTATGGTGCCGAGGATGATCGCTGGTTAATGCTTACGGGAGGCTATGAAGAAATCTATGACCTGATCGAAAAAGGATTTCAAATGCCGGTTCAGGAAATTGAAGGAGCGGACGAAGGAAGCAAGTTTCTGCATACGACCAACATTCTCTTCGTAGATGAAAATGGAGTCGTGCAGGAAAAAGTGAACGGCTTAATTGACAGTGAAGTGGTCTCACTTCGCCGAAAACTCGTTAAGAAATATGGAGATATAACGGACGACTCTACGACAGAAGACGACGAAAAAATCCCGCCAGCAGCTGATGGAAACTGACTGTCGTTGAAGGCAAGTGGCTCATTTGTTCCCCTTTCGGTCGGTTGCTATGATAATGCTGAAGCTGTATTGAACCTTCTCGACTTGCAACCGGACTCGATCTTCATGGTGACTCCTCAATCTCTCACGGCCGAAGAACAAGCGACATACGAATGGCAACTCTGGGTCCCGGACTTCGGTGAAGCGGGACAGGAAAAGCTGAAAGGGGCGACAGTCTGTGTCTCGCGCTGCGGTGGACTTGGTTCCGTCGTGGCCTATGAACTGGCCGCAGCTGGCGTGGGAAAACTGGTGCTCGCCCACGCGGGCAATGTGAAGCCAAGTGACCTTAACCGTCAACTACTGATGACACACGACTGGTTGGGCAAACCCCGCATTGAATCGGTGGAACGGCGTCTGAAAGAGTTGAATCCGCGTCTTGAAATTGAAGCGCACGCAGAAAATCTGAGCGAAGAAAACGCGGATCGGATTCTCGGCGACGTCGACTTGATTGTCGATTGCGCTCCCTTGTTCAATGAGCGGTTCGCGATGAATCGTGTCGCTGTCGAACGGAAGATTCCGCTCGTCGAATGTGCCATGTACGATCTGGAATCGCAGATCACGACGATTCAACCCGGGGTGACTCCCTGCCTGAGGTGTCTCTATCCGGGCGATCCGCCGGTGTGGCGACGGGAATTCCCTGTCTTCGGTGCGGTATCCGGTAGCGTTGGCTGTATCGCGGCGATGGAAGCGATTAAAGTTCTGGCCGGATTCGGAGAGCCTCTATTCTCTCAGATGTTAATGTATGATCTCCGGGATATGACGTTTCATAAACGGAAAATCCAACGACGGCTCGATTGTGAATCCTGCGCATCGCTGTTCTGAAACGTTGATGCGTGTCAGCTGATTAAGTTTTCTTCAGTGTCGTTCTCAACTTCTTTCGCATGACGTTGAATCGTTTCATTGGTGTTCCGGAGATCGCCTTCTGCGTCGGTGGAGGCCGCTTTGTCCGCTTCGTCGATGCAAAGAGAAGCCGCATCCGGCTTGCCTGTCTTCGTGGCTTCTTCCTGGCTCAATTCTGCCGCTGATTCCTTGCTGTGAGACTCTTTTACCATCACGACGGGAACTCCGTTGGGGAAGACCACTTCCCGCGCTTCGTCGGGCATGCTGATCTTCGCTTCGGTCAGTGCTGTCTTGGTCTGCCGCATTAAGGCGCTACACACCGAGGGAGCGTCGAACCGTTCGCCGTCGAGCCAAAAACTGACATTCAGATTAACTGTCGAAGCACCGAGTGATTCCACTAACACCAGCGGAGCGGGGTCTTCGAGAACCGTTTCGTGTCCGGTCAGAACTCTCAAGATTGCCTGTTGAGCCTTGGTAACAGAATCGTCGTAACCAATTCCAATCACAAATTCCTTACGAATACGAGGGGACGAGGAATAATTGATTACGATCGATTTGTAGACGGTACTGTTTGGAATCTGAACGTGGTTTCCCTCAACCGTTAGCAGTAATGTTCCCCGGGTGGTGACGCGGCGGACGAACCCTTCATGTCCTTCCAGTTCAATCAGGTCGCCCACATTAAAAGGCCGGTTCAGACTGATTAACACACTCGCCAGATAGTTTTCAGCAATGTCACGAAAGGCAAACCCGATCGCCAGACCAATCAATCCCGTTCCTCCCAGAACGGTCACCGCCAGACGGCTTAGTCCGGACACTTTCAGAGCGATGTAGATACCAATCAACATGATCAGCACTCCAACGATGCTACCCACAACCTGCTGGATCAATTGACTGTCGATGCGTCGGGCGGTGAGACGTCTGGATAGTCGGGCAGTCAACTTGGCGATGACATAAGCGAGAATGATGACCATCACGCCTACGATCAGCAGGGGGAGTAAATGCACAAAGTCTCGCCCGAGTTGCTTCAGTTGGACAATCGCCGGTTGGATATCCCAGATCGGTCGACCTTGGACTTTCAGTTGGTTGACCACAGCAACGACGTCAGATGTCCGTTGCGCAACACGTTCGGCCCATTCTCGATGAGGGTCACTGTCAGCGATACCTTTCAGGATGACAATGCCTTCATCCGTCTCGACCTCTACCGACTCGAACCACCCTGAGGCGTTATAGATTCGTTGCAGTCGACCGGAAATGTCTTCGTCAATCGCGACCGGGTTCACTTCGACCTTATCAGGAGTGTCGATCTCCTTTTCCTCTTCGGTAACGATCACGGCATCGTCGTCTGCGGACTCCTGGAAATTAGCGAAGACAGCGGATGAGGAGATGCCGGCGAAGAGACTTAGGAAGAGTAAGAGATGAACGATACCATAAAATCGAGACTGGTTGATTTGCAGATGCATGCTGGCTGAATGCCCTTCGATTTATTGCGAGAAGTGGACGGCAGGTCTGGTGAATAGGAAATGCAATTAACCGTTAGCGGTGTAAGCCATCCGGCTGATCTCATGAGGTTCTATTCCTGATGGATAGGATTCGCTGACGGGTCTGGCCTGTAGATTTTTTGCTTCGGAGGGTCTTATTGTAAATCTTACAGTTGTCCAGCTTCTTTTTCTTCTACTGTTTAACGGGAAATGAAGTAAAAACGGGTGGCGCTTTCTGGAAAAACAAAGCTATTGACCCACTTTCAAGCCAATCCTATACTCCGCGCCGAATTACTGTGGAGGAAGGTCCCGAATAGGACTGGTGGCTGTCACAAGTCTCTGTTTCCTGTTCTCAATCCGATTCCGCGCTCTCTCGATTGATATGACTTCTCTGATGCAGATTGGCAACTCCGTTTTGATCGCCCTGATGCGTGCTCTGTTTCTAATGGCCTGTTTACTACTTGGTCCAAACATGGTTCAAGCAGCCGGCGATTGGATTGAGATCTGTGAAGGAGATGCCTTCATCTGTCGTTCTGAAGTCAAGGTAGGTCAAACTGAACTACCGGCGATGTTAAAGATCTTGCGAAGTGAAATCGAGCAGAAGTTAGGTCTGGAAAGCAGTGACGAGTTGCTGGAACTGTATTTGTTTCGGAATCGTCGCAACTTTGTGGAGTATGTCTCCCAGCGGATTCCGGAAGGAGCTTCCCGGCAGGCTCTGTATGTTAAAGGAGAAGATCGGTCACGAATTTACATCTATAACCATCTGGCAGTTCGAGATGATATTCGGCATGAATGTACGCATGCCATTTTACATCATTCTCTACCGTATCTGCCGTTGTGGATGGATGAAGGTCTGGCTGAATATTTTGAGGTGGAACACCAGATGCGATCGACAGGGAATTCGCACCTGGGAGAGATGCGGTTTTCCATGTTCTTTCGGCATAAACCAAACATGCGAGAACTGGAGCAACTTAATTCACTTACGGAAATGGATAAAAGTGATTACCGAGATTCCTGGGCATGGATTCATTTTTTGATTCACGAATCCGAGGAATCCCGGCAATTACTTTTAGAATACCTGAAGGAAATTCGAGAGGGAGAACCTCCGGGACCTTTCAGCGTGATTCTGTATCGGGCGATGCCCAATGCAGATGAAAGATTAAAACGACACATTAAAAGCTGGAAGTAAGGCAAAATCTAGAGAGAGCGAATTGCTCTGTCGGAAAGCTGCCGACTTTCGAGTTTCTATTTTGAAACAACGGTCATAGGGAAGTGACCGAGTTAACCGGGAAATGTGGTTCAGAAACAGTTGTTTTTGAATCACTCAAATTTCTTCCCGGTTATGAAGTCTTTTTTCGACGTGAAAACAGGGAGAAAATTATGAAGGGATTACGTTTCCTAAAGGAAGCGGCCTATGGTCTGGCTTGTCTGGGACTACTCGTTCCACAAGCTGGCGTGTCGGCAGCGACCCCCAAACAGGAAGTCAAAGCCGAACGATTCATGAATGGCCCAACCGCCGTTGATGTTGTGCTTGGCAAAGATGGAACTGTGATTGGGAAAGTTGTTGACGGACAAGGTAAACTTGTTGAAGGTGCTGCTGTAACGATCACCAAAGGCGAAAAAGAAGTGGTGAAAACCGTTTCTAACGCTAAAGGCCTGTTCGGTGCTCGCAACATGACTGCCGGTACTTACAAAATTACCGCTGGTCAGGGAAGCCGTCAGTTCCGCCTCTGGTCTGCACAGACTGCACCTCCAAAAGCAATGGCTAAAGCCATTCTTGTCAGTGATAACCAAATCGTTCGTGGCCAGCCGGTCATGGGCGGAATCGACATCATTACTGGTGTTCTGTTGGCAACGACGATCACGGGAACAACTTTCGCGATCATCAATAACAACGACATCAACGATCTCGAAGACAACATGGACGCTCAGAATGCTGCTTTGAACGGCCGTATTGATGATTTGGAAAACCAGTTGGAAGAAATTGAAGCCATCGTGACGAACTAAGCTAGTTCAGCAGTCACTTTAAGATTCATTCGAATCTGTATCGATCGATGCATATTTAGCCGGATTGAGGAATTCTCCTCTGTCCGGTTTTTTTATTGCGATGCTTATAAGATCGAGATTGGTCGTCGTCCTTTAATTCTGCATGACAGGTTCAAGGTTGAGCGGACTCTTCCCATGCGAAATCGCCGCGAGCAAACATGAATACCTAGAACTATTATCAGTGTGCTGTTTTACGGGGTTTCAAGTTCCGTCTGGGCGCCATCGCCAGTAGCGACCAGGGACATGTTCTCGGTGATCTCGGAGGCGAGTCGGAATTCGCCGCGACCATCTTCACGGTCTTTGTTTTCTTTCTGCACATTGATCGACCATTGCGCGATCCCAAAGGGAACATCAGGACTTCGCCAGAATTCGCCTTTGTTGCGTGTGCGGTTGGTGGGGCTTTCCGTTGTCAGGCTGCCGAGGTATTTCGTCGTCTCGAATCCGCCCGCTTTCAAGCTTAGCGAAGCCGGGCCTTCTTCCGAGATCTTGCGGTAATGGCGGAGCAGCGTAACCAATGGGTAGACTTGAAAGACGGGAGTCTCGATCTCTTCGACTTCTTCAAACAGGCTGAGTTGTCGGTAGCCTTTCACGATCGGAATGTAGTCCACAAGAATATCTTGACCATCGATAACTTTGCCGATGATGACTTCTTCCGGGATCAGGACTTTGTAGATACGGACACCGTAGCTACCCGGGTCGATCCCTGCTTCACTCGGTTTACCGGTGACCTGCTTGAACTCGATCCAGTGGCACGTTGTTTCTTCGCCCTGATACATCGCCTGTTCGGTTCCCAGCGATTTGATTGTCAGCTCGCGGATCCATTCGAGCACCAGATTCCCTTCCGCCACTCCGGAACGGATTTCGGTCTGGTTGTAGGTTCCTTCATAGCGTGCCCAGGTTCCGTCTTCCGGAAGCGACCAGATCAAACCCTGAGCCTGAACGGAGGCGGGCACTGACAGGATAAGCAGACAGATGAGGGCTGTTGAAATTCGATAGAACTTGGGCATCAAAAGAATTCTCCGCGACGGATGGTCATCCAGGAGGGTGTCGGCAGTTTCAATTCCGAATTCCACACCTGCTCTAATGTCCGTTTGCTTCACGGGCAACAGACGTTTCTGTTTGGAAACCAACGGGTTACGTGGCTTCCCTGAGTCGGCGGTGGGAATCGGATTTCGCGTTTCTTTAGTCTCTCACACGGATCGGGGGCTGGCAAGCTTGATCCTCCCTCTGGTCCCTAAACAGCCCGATTTTCAGGCTTAAAAGACTGTCTGGGTAAGCCCTGAGGACGGCATAGGCACTCCAAAGATGACCGTTTTCTGAAATCGGCGCACTCGTAGTCTGCGAAAACGGAGATAGAACTGGATTGTCGATGGCACGATTGACATCACTTCCTGGAGATTTCAGTATGGAAGGTGACGGTCGGAGGTACCACTTTGCTGGCCCCGATGACTCATCAACTTTATTTGATCGACCCCCAGCCTGAGCAAATTCCTATGAACTATCTGTTGCGTACCTCCCTTCTGTTTTTACTCTCCGGTATTTTTATCCTGAGTACGTCTTCCTCGATGATTCAGGCGGAGGATTTGCTGCCGGGAAGTCGACCGGTGATTGAAGCTCGGAACTATAAATCGTTACAAGCGGCGATCGATGCCCTGCCTGAAGAAGGGGGACTGGTCCAATTACCGCCTGGTAAGTTTGAGATTATCGAACCTTTGAGGCTGACCCGTGGCGAAGTGACCATCCAAGGTGTCGGTGCGGCGAGTTGGATCCATAACACGAATCAGGAGGGCAAACCGGCATTCGTTATCGAACGAGCGGACAAGAAAAAAGTTCCCTCGAAAGAGCGATTGTGGCGAGTGATGCTCAGCAATTTTAGAATTACCGGAACCGAAAAATCCGGGCATGGAATTGAAGCGAACTGGATTCAGGAACTGTTCCTGCAGGGAGTCACTGTCAGCGAACATGGTGGAGATGGTCTCCATCTATATTTCTGCGAAGAGGACGCCCGCATTTCCGATTGTCTGATAACCTATAACAAACAGAATGGAATTTTCGGCGAGGGGCTCCACGACACCGTCGTCTCCGCCAATCATTTCGAAGAGAACCAGGATGCACTTCGCTTTATCGATGGCTACAACCTGTGCATGACGGGGAACAATATCGATGACCATCTGCGTCATGGCGTGATCGTGGAGAACACCTATGGCTCGGTGATCTCCGGCAACATGATCGAAGAATGTATGCAGGGAACCGGAGTCATACTGGATCGCGATTGTTACGGCATTACGGTCAGTTCGAACGTGATTGCTCACAACGGTATCGGGGTCGATCTGAAAGACGCGCATGGTTGTGCGGTGTCGGCGAATACCTTTACGGTAAATCTGGAGGATGGACTGAAGATTGGTCCGGACAGTGGACGGATCACGGTGACGGGGAACAGTTTTGGAAATGACTACCAGGGCGACGGCCAGTATCGTCGACGTAAGAACGATTTGAAGACCGGAGGGATTGTTTTGGAAGGGACGTCGAACAATGTCATCTCCGGCAATCAGTTCTCTGCCAAATCAGCAAAAGCGATTACCGTATCAGGCGAAGAAAACCGACAGAACCTCATCAGCAATAATCTGTTTACCGCCATCGAAAGCGAACATGCGAAGTCGTCCGAATCGTTACTGGAAAACAATCTGTCGACCGACGGAGAGAAACCTCTGGAATAAATCGCCCATAAATCGCGTTCAGCGAATTAAGGAGTGATATCCCCTTTTTTGAGATGGGTCCGGTGGCGAAT is part of the Polystyrenella longa genome and harbors:
- the cyoE gene encoding heme o synthase, giving the protein MSSTSTTTYPDINTQAVARREVLLAYWELSKPRIATMGLIAVAIGYAMGYQNSWSWLNLFETLLGIGAVAISSSALNQYIERHSDCLMERTANRPLPAGRLTSRQVLTFAIGLGVAGVTYLALRVNLLTAALSLFTLVTYTLIYTPLKRKTALCTTIGAVPGALPPLLGWTAVRGSVDMEAIVLFGILFLWQFPHFLAIVWIYRDQYREAGLKMVPFNKPIPKVVGYIAVGNAVALIPFSLLPRQLEMTGDGYFWAALVLGLGYLFCSVYFLRDETVERARKLVWTSLIYLPLLLTIMLWDHLHMVP
- a CDS encoding cytochrome c oxidase subunit 3, with amino-acid sequence MGQTTSNTPRKMGLPITNAKLGMWLFLGTEIMFFTAFIGSYIVLRIGSVDATGHSAWPDPSVVHINAAAGAINTFVLLFSSFLVVMAHNAMGNKQYGKARMLLVGTFLCACIFLGIKGVEYQGKFEHGILPGQIPETSEQAIVKSTDDLKTIMNKEINRLASEGENDLEKKTLLQTEETELKANDPDSARLKEVQAALALSIAYNEINEARRAGQLDLQKLEGRVDELKANDKFGSLLTHWHVHKPILYGNIFASTYFLMTGFHAIHVVVGMILFAIVICSRLGDRWSDYVENSGLYWHFVDLVWIFLFPLIYLIPATS
- a CDS encoding cytochrome C oxidase subunit IV family protein, with product MSDVEHSETYEPHGSSKTYFVVFILLCICTGVSWLVDEMHINNLVLLVVTVLAIASLKASFVLLYFMHLKFEKNWKYALLLPTTILAIGLPMTLLPDIGLHYYTNVNPQSLTTVKEATSETATSTVEEETSPAALEPENKEQ
- a CDS encoding ABC transporter ATP-binding protein — encoded protein: MIEVRELTHFYGSHCALKFVSLTVASGSILGILGPNGSGKTTLFRILSTLYPVQQGEIVLDGTSLVDDPAAIRHKIGVTFQAPSLDPRLTVEENLRYQGYLYGLSGRALRSRIEELMQRLKLSDRLRDRVQSLSGGMQRRVEIAKGLLHDPQILILDEPSTGLDPGARIDLWAYLQRLRDESGMTILVTTHLMEEAERCDQLAILDKGEVAATGSPEHLRRSLGGDCLTIQTEEPQRLQQRIKDDFDLQFQLIGESLRLEAPEGHELLRNLVDAYTTEIQSVSLGKPTLEDVFIARTGHQFWGEVVEG
- a CDS encoding ABC transporter permease codes for the protein MTGTIQVHPDTPTGKKPSGAISAAGLAIWALAARELVRFFRQRTRVVGALGQPLIFWILFGAGLHGSFQAPDWAPEGMTYQEYFFPGVVVLIILFTAIFSTISLIEDRREGFLQGVLVAPVPRFSIVLGKLAGGTILALIQAALFLAIGPMLSMVGLAPAMQVAWSLETALAAGFFLTLVAFALTSLGYVIAWPMESTQGFHAIMSVFLMPMWLLSGAFFPIPESGWLAWVMRCNPLTYGVAGLRQLMYSEAELQTAAAIPSIWMCAGIMLFFGLVCTAIAVWMTGRRKAADQR
- a CDS encoding SCO family protein — translated: MFRRPFFWVGAILWVVVLVVGYRMMTGAGKNPVEIGVPPESVEGTLVPTDDVTSEAVEASPWPAEGLPEFSLTAHTGETVTKESLMGQPWLVDFIFTRCTGPCPKLTARMSLMQEELSDTNVKLITITVDPEFDDVEKMKRYAMVYGAEDDRWLMLTGGYEEIYDLIEKGFQMPVQEIEGADEGSKFLHTTNILFVDENGVVQEKVNGLIDSEVVSLRRKLVKKYGDITDDSTTEDDEKIPPAADGN
- a CDS encoding HesA/MoeB/ThiF family protein, with the translated sequence MNLLDLQPDSIFMVTPQSLTAEEQATYEWQLWVPDFGEAGQEKLKGATVCVSRCGGLGSVVAYELAAAGVGKLVLAHAGNVKPSDLNRQLLMTHDWLGKPRIESVERRLKELNPRLEIEAHAENLSEENADRILGDVDLIVDCAPLFNERFAMNRVAVERKIPLVECAMYDLESQITTIQPGVTPCLRCLYPGDPPVWRREFPVFGAVSGSVGCIAAMEAIKVLAGFGEPLFSQMLMYDLRDMTFHKRKIQRRLDCESCASLF
- a CDS encoding mechanosensitive ion channel family protein, which translates into the protein MHLQINQSRFYGIVHLLLFLSLFAGISSSAVFANFQESADDDAVIVTEEEKEIDTPDKVEVNPVAIDEDISGRLQRIYNASGWFESVEVETDEGIVILKGIADSDPHREWAERVAQRTSDVVAVVNQLKVQGRPIWDIQPAIVQLKQLGRDFVHLLPLLIVGVMVIILAYVIAKLTARLSRRLTARRIDSQLIQQVVGSIVGVLIMLIGIYIALKVSGLSRLAVTVLGGTGLIGLAIGFAFRDIAENYLASVLISLNRPFNVGDLIELEGHEGFVRRVTTRGTLLLTVEGNHVQIPNSTVYKSIVINYSSSPRIRKEFVIGIGYDDSVTKAQQAILRVLTGHETVLEDPAPLVLVESLGASTVNLNVSFWLDGERFDAPSVCSALMRQTKTALTEAKISMPDEAREVVFPNGVPVVMVKESHSKESAAELSQEEATKTGKPDAASLCIDEADKAASTDAEGDLRNTNETIQRHAKEVENDTEENLIS
- a CDS encoding DUF1570 domain-containing protein, with product MAVTSLCFLFSIRFRALSIDMTSLMQIGNSVLIALMRALFLMACLLLGPNMVQAAGDWIEICEGDAFICRSEVKVGQTELPAMLKILRSEIEQKLGLESSDELLELYLFRNRRNFVEYVSQRIPEGASRQALYVKGEDRSRIYIYNHLAVRDDIRHECTHAILHHSLPYLPLWMDEGLAEYFEVEHQMRSTGNSHLGEMRFSMFFRHKPNMRELEQLNSLTEMDKSDYRDSWAWIHFLIHESEESRQLLLEYLKEIREGEPPGPFSVILYRAMPNADERLKRHIKSWK